In one window of Vibrio sp. DW001 DNA:
- a CDS encoding NCS2 family permease encodes MEDIKKEPGVNIARRFDFKGNKTDLKTEIIAGVTTFATMAYMVAVVPGMLSKAGLSFDSAFTVTVLMTILATVAMALYTNRPFALGPGLGSVAIFSFTLLGNGIPLSIASGIIFISGLLFMLVSFLGVRDFVVRIIPQSVKVSVGVGIGLFIALLGFKQAGIIVANARKNVLIFGDLASAEVLVAVVGFFMVLFFTSRNIKGGIIISILLTTLISIPLGITSVPEHFFSMPSSMDGMAFELDVVGALSPIYLPFLLAFFIPDFFSTLGALLGIGAQAGYLDKDGNLPGIEKNFHVDSTATTIGALFSCPVLTTYLESAAGVEAGGRTGFTALVTAACFCLTLFLAPLVGMIPTVATAPVLMYIGITMMSSMKKVNYDDITEYLPAFVCVVVSIFSFNAGNGIAAAMLVYAFLKLSTGRYKEDHWSVYLIAASMIYYFYIISAH; translated from the coding sequence ATGGAAGATATTAAAAAAGAACCGGGCGTTAATATCGCAAGACGATTTGACTTTAAAGGAAATAAAACAGATTTAAAAACTGAAATAATTGCAGGTGTGACAACATTTGCGACAATGGCTTATATGGTAGCCGTTGTACCCGGAATGTTAAGTAAGGCCGGCTTATCATTTGACAGTGCATTTACCGTCACTGTATTAATGACAATTCTCGCCACAGTAGCGATGGCATTATATACCAATCGACCATTTGCATTAGGTCCTGGTTTAGGGAGTGTTGCGATATTTTCGTTTACATTATTGGGCAATGGCATACCGCTTAGTATCGCCTCAGGGATAATTTTTATCAGCGGTCTGTTGTTTATGCTGGTGTCCTTTCTCGGTGTACGTGATTTCGTTGTTCGAATCATTCCACAGAGTGTCAAAGTGTCTGTAGGCGTAGGTATTGGATTATTTATAGCGCTTCTTGGTTTTAAGCAAGCAGGAATTATTGTCGCTAATGCACGTAAAAATGTATTAATTTTTGGAGACTTAGCCTCGGCGGAAGTCCTGGTCGCGGTTGTCGGTTTCTTTATGGTGCTATTTTTCACATCGCGTAACATCAAAGGGGGGATTATTATATCTATTTTGCTAACCACTTTAATAAGTATCCCACTAGGCATCACGTCAGTACCTGAACACTTCTTCAGCATGCCGAGTAGTATGGATGGAATGGCATTCGAACTCGACGTAGTAGGAGCGCTTAGCCCTATATACCTACCCTTTTTGCTCGCTTTCTTTATACCCGACTTTTTCTCTACCTTAGGTGCGTTGCTCGGCATCGGTGCCCAAGCTGGTTATCTTGATAAAGATGGAAACTTACCGGGTATCGAGAAGAACTTTCATGTTGACTCAACAGCAACAACCATCGGTGCTCTATTTTCGTGTCCAGTATTAACAACATACCTAGAGAGTGCTGCTGGTGTAGAGGCTGGTGGCCGAACCGGGTTTACAGCCCTTGTTACCGCCGCTTGTTTTTGTCTTACACTATTCTTAGCACCACTTGTAGGGATGATCCCGACGGTCGCAACCGCCCCTGTGCTAATGTACATCGGTATTACGATGATGAGTTCGATGAAAAAGGTGAACTACGATGATATCACTGAATACTTACCTGCCTTCGTCTGTGTTGTTGTGAGTATATTCAGTTTTAACGCAGGTAATGGTATTGCGGCGGCGATGCTAGTGTATGCATTCTTGAAGTTATCGACAGGCCGATATAAAGAAGATCATTGGTCAGTTTATCTTATAGCGGCCTCTATGATTTACTATTTTTACATCATTTCAGCGCACTAA
- a CDS encoding LysR family transcriptional regulator — MNIQKLTKCDLNLLICLYVLLEEKNVSRTAQRLLLTQSAVSKNLARLREWFDDPLFVRLSKGLSPTQKAKALRPIVSQILELSTELSKPTTFDPDSTPRHFKLALIESIYPLLVPKFLGKVFSFGPHLTIDTLPWNNNCFEKLSSGDVDFGIAGKELEADDIDRTLRIPQDIEAIELYRESQCCLVRKGHPALRKEWNLEAYLEAQHMQVRCGVDDRNRWLLDFKLAERGLSRVISTTVDDFNNAASLATCTDLVLTAPKQFATHVSEQLGLTKLSLPVELPKMAYTLFWSRNHEKDPSHKWLRELIISRCTS; from the coding sequence ATTAATATACAGAAACTAACGAAATGTGATTTAAACTTATTGATTTGTTTGTATGTGCTATTAGAAGAGAAAAATGTCAGTAGGACAGCACAAAGGCTTCTTCTAACTCAGTCGGCAGTTAGCAAAAACTTAGCTAGACTAAGGGAGTGGTTTGACGACCCACTCTTTGTTCGGCTTTCAAAAGGCCTTTCCCCTACTCAAAAGGCAAAGGCACTGCGCCCGATTGTAAGTCAGATATTAGAATTGAGCACTGAGCTATCCAAGCCAACAACCTTTGATCCTGATTCGACCCCAAGGCACTTCAAGTTAGCTTTAATTGAAAGCATTTACCCGCTACTAGTTCCTAAATTTCTTGGTAAGGTCTTTAGTTTTGGCCCACATTTAACAATCGATACGCTTCCATGGAACAACAACTGTTTTGAGAAACTTAGTTCTGGAGACGTTGACTTTGGAATCGCAGGGAAAGAACTAGAGGCCGACGATATAGATCGTACTTTAAGAATTCCTCAAGACATAGAGGCTATAGAACTGTATAGAGAAAGTCAGTGCTGCTTGGTAAGAAAGGGACATCCTGCACTAAGAAAGGAGTGGAATTTGGAAGCCTATTTAGAAGCCCAGCATATGCAAGTGCGATGTGGCGTCGATGATAGAAATAGATGGCTTCTTGATTTTAAGCTTGCGGAGAGAGGTTTATCTAGGGTTATATCAACAACAGTCGACGATTTTAACAATGCTGCGTCTCTAGCTACCTGTACGGATTTAGTATTAACCGCACCCAAACAGTTTGCAACGCATGTATCTGAACAGCTTGGACTTACAAAGCTTTCACTTCCTGTAGAACTACCTAAAATGGCTTACACTCTTTTTTGGAGCCGTAATCATGAGAAAGATCCGAGTCACAAATGGCTTAGAGAACTAATTATATCTCGCTGTACATCGTAA
- a CDS encoding adenosine deaminase, whose translation MNSTSITLHQFYHLFPKADLHYHLLGGVRLETMLFLANKYDFELTEQEAKCYYRVHQNDTGIVKGGIEALTLLYHLMREPEDYFRVLVEVSEDAHACGVRYIETFWNPSDTNISYQCVTEALAAAIEHVESKMGLVVRLIPSINREKTAEVAVEMVQDMVAFPHPYVLGLGIDYKEHNAPVEHFWKAYFLAKKHGYKLTAHCSEFGLHWRNVETGIELLNIDRIDHGYTIIDNPELTAKYADQGIPFTVVPSNTYYLKKWPEHNKWAQNHPIRTMAKAGLNIIPCTDDWHIHNTTSANCYRVMVEEFGFDLTSLRQMMINSIQASWAPEDIKQQWKHEWSLEFDHLRAGLIEQPKISVEQLIKYRR comes from the coding sequence GTGAATTCAACGTCTATTACACTTCATCAGTTTTATCATCTATTTCCAAAAGCCGACCTCCATTATCATCTTCTTGGTGGTGTAAGGTTAGAAACGATGCTTTTTTTAGCAAATAAGTATGATTTCGAGTTAACTGAGCAAGAAGCTAAATGTTATTACCGAGTTCACCAGAATGACACCGGCATTGTGAAAGGTGGTATTGAGGCGCTTACGCTGTTGTACCACCTTATGCGCGAACCAGAAGATTATTTCCGTGTATTAGTTGAAGTCTCTGAAGATGCTCACGCTTGTGGCGTACGCTATATCGAGACATTCTGGAACCCAAGCGACACCAACATTTCTTATCAATGTGTAACAGAAGCCTTAGCAGCGGCCATTGAACATGTTGAAAGTAAGATGGGGTTAGTCGTCCGGTTAATACCATCGATTAACCGAGAGAAAACAGCTGAAGTCGCCGTTGAAATGGTCCAGGACATGGTCGCCTTTCCACATCCTTACGTTTTGGGTCTTGGAATCGACTATAAAGAACATAATGCCCCAGTAGAACACTTCTGGAAGGCCTACTTTCTTGCAAAAAAACATGGTTATAAACTTACCGCCCATTGTTCAGAGTTTGGTCTGCATTGGCGAAATGTTGAAACTGGCATTGAACTGCTTAATATTGATCGTATCGATCATGGTTATACGATTATAGATAATCCGGAACTAACCGCCAAATATGCAGATCAAGGTATCCCTTTTACCGTCGTCCCATCAAATACCTATTACCTTAAAAAATGGCCTGAACATAATAAATGGGCACAAAACCATCCAATAAGAACAATGGCGAAAGCCGGTCTCAACATTATTCCATGTACTGACGATTGGCATATTCACAATACAACCAGTGCCAACTGCTACCGCGTGATGGTTGAAGAATTCGGTTTCGATTTAACAAGCTTGAGACAAATGATGATTAATAGCATTCAAGCAAGTTGGGCTCCAGAAGATATTAAACAACAATGGAAACACGAGTGGAGCTTAGAATTTGATCACCTTAGAGCGGGTTTAATTGAACAGCCAAAAATTTCAGTGGAACAATTAATTAAGTACCGCCGCTAA
- a CDS encoding MbcA/ParS/Xre antitoxin family protein codes for MSLAKNTGYDQKALSMAGFKAADSILSSWGCTVQQSQNILKVSSTSYHKFKTSPEKTNLSDDQLERVSYLLNMHQALRIVFSNNDNVCGFMSMQNNNDYFAGRAPLEIINSGKFGDLYEVAKRIDALRGGLWG; via the coding sequence ATGAGCCTAGCTAAAAATACTGGATACGATCAAAAAGCGTTATCAATGGCAGGGTTTAAAGCCGCTGACAGCATTCTTTCTTCTTGGGGATGTACCGTTCAACAAAGCCAGAACATCCTTAAGGTTTCTTCTACGTCTTACCATAAGTTTAAGACTAGCCCGGAAAAAACGAATTTGAGTGATGACCAGTTAGAACGTGTTAGTTACCTACTGAACATGCATCAAGCACTACGTATTGTTTTTAGCAACAATGACAATGTATGTGGCTTTATGTCCATGCAAAACAATAACGACTACTTTGCAGGGCGCGCACCGCTTGAAATTATTAACTCAGGTAAATTTGGTGATTTGTATGAGGTAGCGAAACGTATTGATGCGTTAAGAGGTGGTTTGTGGGGGTAA
- a CDS encoding DMT family transporter, translated as MMMVELLVTIAFGIFGGVAVGTQSPIAGAMSQRIGGAASSAIVHFGGLIASLGLLLSRRGENIDQWRELPWYMLCSGAFGLILFLSVSYTIPKLGAVSAITLIIVGQLLAGVIIDYLGAFGSVPRGLELNRIAGLVLLFVGAYLIVK; from the coding sequence ATGATGATGGTTGAGCTGCTCGTTACTATAGCTTTTGGTATCTTCGGCGGGGTCGCCGTTGGCACACAAAGCCCAATAGCTGGAGCAATGTCGCAGCGGATAGGAGGTGCAGCCAGTAGCGCAATTGTGCATTTCGGAGGATTGATTGCGTCATTGGGTTTATTACTGTCTAGACGTGGTGAAAATATCGACCAATGGCGAGAACTCCCGTGGTACATGCTCTGCAGTGGGGCATTTGGATTGATTTTGTTCCTTTCTGTTAGCTATACAATCCCTAAATTAGGAGCAGTATCAGCGATCACATTAATCATTGTGGGTCAGCTTCTTGCCGGAGTTATCATTGACTATCTGGGGGCTTTTGGTTCAGTTCCGAGAGGGTTAGAATTAAACAGAATTGCAGGTCTCGTACTATTGTTTGTTGGCGCTTACTTGATAGTTAAATGA
- a CDS encoding alpha/beta hydrolase, with product MKHYYIDSIGVRLCYQDLSGEDTPIVFIHGLGCASSFDYPAVVTIGKLNNHRRVLVDLLGSGFSDKPNSFSYEISAHAEYLKEFLTSLGFEEFYLYAHSMGGAIALELVNLMQSAIKGIILSESNLDNGGGMFSQKVAAITEADYVRFGHENLVSKNSAESETSAICWSLSMNISSPQAIYRESISLINGRIPSWREILYSLDIPKTYLFGSDSLPDSDFEILPYHGVKVDVVPDAGHSMAWENPTGLASAIANALGDNK from the coding sequence ATGAAGCATTATTATATTGATAGCATTGGGGTTCGTCTTTGTTACCAAGACCTTTCAGGAGAAGATACTCCAATTGTGTTCATTCATGGATTAGGATGTGCTTCTTCATTTGATTATCCCGCAGTTGTGACGATCGGTAAGTTGAACAACCATAGAAGGGTATTGGTTGATCTTTTAGGATCAGGGTTTAGCGATAAACCAAATTCGTTTAGCTACGAAATAAGTGCACATGCAGAATATCTAAAGGAGTTCCTTACTAGCCTCGGGTTTGAAGAGTTTTATCTCTATGCCCATAGCATGGGAGGGGCTATCGCTTTAGAACTTGTAAACCTAATGCAATCAGCTATTAAAGGGATAATCTTATCTGAATCAAACCTCGATAATGGCGGCGGGATGTTTAGTCAAAAAGTTGCTGCTATAACTGAAGCTGATTATGTGCGTTTTGGACATGAGAACCTCGTATCCAAAAACAGCGCAGAAAGTGAAACTTCGGCAATTTGTTGGTCATTGAGTATGAATATTAGTTCTCCTCAAGCCATTTATCGAGAGTCTATTTCTTTGATCAATGGACGTATTCCAAGTTGGCGAGAAATTTTATATTCACTCGATATTCCCAAAACTTACCTTTTTGGTAGTGACTCACTACCGGATAGTGATTTCGAAATACTGCCTTACCATGGAGTTAAAGTCGATGTGGTTCCTGATGCTGGACATTCAATGGCGTGGGAAAACCCTACTGGGTTAGCATCGGCTATAGCTAACGCTTTAGGCGATAACAAATAG
- a CDS encoding RES family NAD+ phosphorylase yields the protein MSTKYPSIALFDDVASPEEFEILYAIQSMTNPRLLDEVGDISLLERSEIPFACERGRSYAVAPFTHINPNGGRFNDGLFGALYLASTEKTAALEVKHHQQKYWQNIEGLAYDRFLFRGLLITHKSSPVYVVDSTDASILNPDSYSDSQQLARNLKKDGYLAVEYPSVRSDHGICWALFTPKLVCDVVQSHLLEMIWDGEKIAEVNKVNHMMDEL from the coding sequence ATGAGCACCAAATACCCGTCAATTGCCTTGTTCGATGACGTGGCCAGTCCAGAAGAGTTTGAAATTCTTTACGCCATTCAATCTATGACTAACCCGAGATTGCTTGATGAAGTAGGTGATATCTCCTTGCTCGAACGTTCTGAAATTCCCTTTGCCTGTGAGCGAGGGAGAAGCTATGCGGTTGCGCCATTCACTCACATCAATCCAAATGGAGGCCGATTCAATGACGGATTATTTGGTGCGTTGTATTTAGCTTCTACTGAGAAAACTGCCGCACTAGAAGTAAAACACCATCAACAGAAATATTGGCAGAACATTGAAGGATTAGCTTATGACCGTTTCTTGTTCCGAGGGCTATTGATTACTCACAAATCGTCACCAGTGTATGTTGTCGATTCAACTGACGCTTCAATTTTAAACCCCGACAGCTACTCGGATTCGCAGCAACTCGCTCGCAATCTAAAGAAAGATGGTTACCTCGCTGTTGAATACCCGTCGGTACGTTCAGATCATGGTATTTGTTGGGCGTTGTTCACTCCTAAACTGGTATGCGATGTCGTCCAATCTCATTTACTCGAAATGATATGGGACGGTGAGAAAATAGCGGAAGTAAACAAGGTCAATCACATGATGGACGAGTTGTAG
- a CDS encoding DMT family transporter: protein MQWCGIIVAFLGITLSFMWRGSETVTARNMIMGDGLAIMAAFTWALTTVVVRSSALAKAPATQTLLYQLIIGFIVILVAASATEQTSFTVTTAVICNLVFQGTIVSLGSLLLWFWLLRQYSTSELGGFTFRTPIFGIVLGVLILNEPLEMGFVVGSLFVIFGIVLVSSHNKIRKKMTLIFQ, encoded by the coding sequence ATGCAATGGTGTGGAATTATTGTCGCGTTTTTAGGCATTACACTCTCTTTTATGTGGAGAGGGTCTGAAACAGTTACCGCGAGAAACATGATCATGGGCGACGGTTTGGCCATTATGGCGGCATTTACTTGGGCGCTGACAACGGTAGTAGTCCGTAGTAGCGCTTTGGCGAAAGCTCCCGCTACACAAACCTTATTGTATCAGCTTATTATTGGATTCATTGTTATCTTGGTGGCGGCAAGTGCAACGGAGCAGACTTCATTTACGGTGACCACAGCAGTAATTTGCAACTTGGTTTTTCAGGGAACAATCGTTTCTCTTGGCAGCCTCTTATTGTGGTTTTGGCTGCTGCGGCAATACTCGACATCTGAACTAGGGGGTTTCACCTTTAGGACACCTATTTTTGGTATAGTTCTTGGTGTACTGATATTAAATGAGCCTTTAGAAATGGGTTTTGTCGTTGGCTCGTTGTTCGTCATATTTGGTATCGTTTTAGTGAGTAGTCATAATAAGATACGGAAAAAGATGACGCTAATATTCCAATAA
- a CDS encoding LysR family transcriptional regulator — MNLDTKWLQDFLKLAELQHFTRAAEARHITQPAFGRHIRALEKAVGQTLIDRATTPISLTPAGRQFKSVARNMISQMEEGLNLLNSIEQPFINPIRIASPHSLSSPTLLDLIEHNKADNTQSFSIDILRVDFAIESIIEGNCDFFLGFETLSLLQPPFQNLKIGHGNFLLASAVNTNGQALFNPQIHSTPIIGYSAESYSARLIEQYQPETTKLNTHQAFESSMCHLHKELVLRGTGIAWLPDALIQQELKDRTLIAIEPSTYRLPYQIRLYRNSTPLRNEAESFWKVINEQVQSGWQINYPWEPQD; from the coding sequence TTGAATTTGGATACAAAATGGCTGCAGGATTTTTTAAAACTTGCGGAGCTACAACACTTTACTCGTGCCGCTGAGGCTCGACATATTACCCAGCCCGCATTTGGTCGACATATTCGAGCACTAGAAAAAGCCGTCGGCCAAACATTGATTGATCGTGCCACCACACCCATCAGCCTAACACCCGCTGGGCGTCAGTTTAAAAGTGTTGCTCGTAATATGATTTCGCAAATGGAAGAAGGTTTAAACTTATTAAATAGTATTGAGCAACCATTTATCAATCCAATACGCATCGCGAGCCCTCACTCTTTATCGTCCCCCACCTTATTGGATCTTATCGAACATAACAAAGCGGATAACACTCAGAGCTTCTCTATTGATATCTTGCGCGTGGACTTTGCGATAGAGTCGATAATCGAAGGGAATTGTGATTTTTTCCTTGGGTTTGAAACGTTATCCTTATTGCAACCTCCTTTTCAGAACCTAAAAATTGGTCACGGTAACTTTCTTTTGGCCTCTGCAGTTAATACTAATGGGCAAGCGCTATTTAACCCGCAAATCCACAGCACACCGATTATTGGCTATAGTGCAGAGTCTTACAGTGCGCGCTTAATTGAACAATATCAGCCCGAAACTACTAAACTCAATACTCACCAAGCATTTGAATCATCAATGTGTCATTTGCATAAGGAATTGGTCCTTCGAGGAACAGGTATTGCGTGGCTACCTGACGCACTTATCCAACAAGAACTAAAAGATAGAACCTTGATCGCGATTGAACCGAGTACTTACCGATTGCCCTACCAAATTCGTCTATATCGCAATTCAACACCGCTAAGAAATGAAGCTGAGTCATTTTGGAAAGTTATCAATGAACAAGTCCAATCAGGCTGGCAGATTAACTACCCGTGGGAACCTCAAGATTAG
- a CDS encoding multidrug effflux MFS transporter: MFEKKSKLLFHLFLLVILWPLAIDVYLPAFSDMGKEMMATPVELKKTVTYFMIGFGVGQLFLGVLADKCGRKTIVIWGVVFYLTCSILQSVVESVDDLILLRLVQGVASAATSIAVMAMVRDSYKGKDMPKLLSYLNGAVCCVPAIAPVLGAYLTQTFGWRSNFGFMALYAFLVLLIISIGMPETRNKRQSNAINTPYSSMLFNPQFMLHSIICMLAMSVILAYVSNAPVWLMGHLNLNISQFSFWFTANALINALASFIIAPLLINKLNVRRALKVGLCVVVCGGIVMLVSTDSPLGFMLPIFINSIGFSVILGTASSKALSSFDADAGAASALLGFIQMGGAGLVVLMVQQLNMEVPDLLALHMLLLTPTIIILMGKLGRKLHPQANLS, translated from the coding sequence ATGTTTGAGAAAAAGAGTAAGCTTTTGTTCCACCTTTTCCTTTTGGTTATTCTTTGGCCGCTTGCAATTGATGTTTACTTGCCAGCATTTTCTGATATGGGTAAGGAAATGATGGCGACACCTGTAGAACTTAAGAAAACAGTGACATATTTCATGATTGGATTTGGTGTCGGCCAGTTGTTCCTTGGTGTATTGGCCGACAAATGTGGACGAAAAACGATTGTAATTTGGGGAGTAGTTTTCTATTTGACTTGCTCCATACTACAGTCTGTCGTTGAGAGTGTGGATGATTTGATATTGCTTCGCTTGGTACAAGGAGTAGCCTCGGCAGCAACATCCATTGCTGTTATGGCAATGGTTAGAGATAGCTATAAAGGCAAAGATATGCCCAAATTACTTAGTTACCTAAATGGAGCAGTTTGTTGTGTGCCAGCAATAGCCCCCGTGCTAGGCGCGTACTTAACCCAAACATTTGGGTGGCGTTCTAATTTCGGATTTATGGCTTTGTATGCATTTTTAGTATTGCTAATCATATCGATTGGAATGCCTGAAACTCGCAACAAGCGACAATCTAACGCTATTAATACTCCCTATTCAAGCATGCTATTTAATCCGCAATTCATGCTTCATTCGATAATCTGTATGCTAGCAATGTCAGTCATACTGGCGTATGTATCTAATGCTCCTGTTTGGCTTATGGGGCATCTAAATCTAAACATTTCTCAGTTTTCTTTTTGGTTTACTGCTAATGCATTAATTAATGCGCTAGCGAGTTTTATTATCGCGCCCTTATTAATTAACAAGCTGAATGTCCGACGAGCATTAAAAGTAGGGTTATGCGTAGTTGTTTGCGGTGGCATTGTGATGCTAGTCTCAACTGATTCCCCTTTGGGGTTCATGTTACCTATTTTCATCAATTCTATTGGCTTCTCAGTAATTCTTGGCACTGCGTCAAGCAAAGCTTTGAGTAGTTTTGATGCCGATGCAGGTGCTGCTTCTGCGTTGCTTGGCTTCATTCAAATGGGGGGAGCGGGCCTTGTAGTATTAATGGTTCAACAACTTAATATGGAAGTACCAGACCTACTTGCGCTACATATGCTTTTACTCACACCCACGATTATCATCCTAATGGGAAAGTTGGGAAGAAAATTACACCCTCAGGCAAATCTTAGTTAA
- a CDS encoding helix-turn-helix transcriptional regulator produces MGENITQYLLALRMDKARALLTHTDYPVSIIANMVGYQDTAAFSHRFSAYFGHSPRKSRQQVQMVV; encoded by the coding sequence GTGGGGGAAAATATAACTCAGTATCTTCTGGCTCTTCGTATGGATAAAGCTCGTGCACTATTAACTCATACAGACTACCCCGTAAGCATAATCGCAAATATGGTAGGCTATCAGGATACTGCGGCATTCAGTCATCGTTTTTCTGCTTACTTTGGACACTCCCCAAGGAAGTCACGACAACAAGTTCAGATGGTAGTTTAA